A genomic segment from Acidobacteriota bacterium encodes:
- a CDS encoding ABC transporter permease, producing the protein MYRELTYAWKAVIRRPLHALAAVVTLALGIGASSAAFNVINGVLLNPLPYPDSERIVAVRHSSQSFKNSKASRLRERWNRLPLSYLNYRDIQEQSPVFEEFGIYRPWKGVYQGGSEPIEVRGAQVSSRFLNVFGLAALKGRLIGAPDIEGRNPVAVISYDFWQTSMGGQGTVVGGTLRFDQDVYEVIGVMPPKFEISPQADHKIFLPLIPSESDLQRRGRKNAQALARLSAGTSIEEARQVLDQIAARLESTYPEANEGIGIVLEPLHEIVVGESRSTLALLGAAVAVVLLIACANVGSLLWTDYLRRRHQFAIRLSLGASRARIVRLLMTENLLLAAGASIAGFLLASFGTFALVAYLPDEVPRTANIAIDAKVFAFTVAVSLLSTFLFGLIPALRISRASSASDLNSVRGSRRLKQAHRWILVPEMALTIILLVQAGLLVNSLLRLTSVDPGLSVEGIHTQGLQLDSRRYQEEEQAGFFYSQLLERLKALPSVKMAAASSQLPFTGGSYQVSVQSPDDPGSGQPALLESVSSDYFQLLKIPLRKGRFFNPSDRLGSPSVALLNESLAEAVWPNADPLGREIADYTGATHTVVGIVGDVKSKGLDVASNAIFYRPLRQAPATSVTLVVEPALEADDVSAQVRHVIHELDSGLPLPAAAPLEDLVARSLAVPRSRTALLGIFAAMALLIAAVGLYGVMAFSVTQQRKDLGIRLALGASKSRVQSMVLRQLLSLVVPGVVLGLLGAFLASQLLRGLLFGIETTDPATYLVVAVSLTLVALLAGLLPAVRAARLDPSRTLRAE; encoded by the coding sequence ATGTACAGGGAACTGACATATGCCTGGAAGGCCGTTATCAGAAGGCCTTTGCATGCACTCGCGGCGGTCGTGACTCTGGCCTTGGGAATCGGAGCCAGCAGTGCGGCCTTCAACGTGATCAACGGGGTCCTGTTGAATCCCCTACCCTACCCGGACTCGGAGAGGATCGTCGCAGTCCGCCATTCCTCCCAGTCTTTCAAAAACTCAAAGGCGTCCCGCCTCAGAGAAAGATGGAACCGTCTGCCGCTGTCCTACCTGAACTACCGCGACATCCAGGAACAGAGTCCGGTGTTCGAGGAGTTCGGAATCTACAGGCCTTGGAAGGGCGTTTATCAAGGCGGATCCGAGCCGATCGAGGTCAGGGGTGCGCAGGTCAGTTCACGCTTTCTGAATGTTTTTGGACTGGCGGCTCTCAAAGGCAGGCTTATCGGCGCCCCCGACATCGAGGGGCGCAACCCGGTAGCGGTCATCAGCTACGACTTCTGGCAGACGAGTATGGGCGGCCAAGGCACGGTGGTGGGAGGCACGCTGCGTTTTGACCAGGACGTCTACGAGGTCATCGGGGTGATGCCTCCCAAGTTCGAGATCTCTCCCCAGGCCGATCACAAGATCTTTCTTCCCCTGATCCCCTCCGAGAGCGACCTCCAGCGCCGAGGCCGCAAGAACGCCCAGGCGCTGGCCCGCCTGTCCGCGGGGACTTCGATCGAGGAAGCTCGCCAGGTGCTGGATCAGATCGCAGCCAGGCTGGAGAGCACCTACCCCGAAGCCAATGAGGGCATCGGCATCGTCCTTGAGCCTCTGCATGAGATCGTGGTGGGAGAAAGCCGTTCGACACTGGCCTTGCTGGGCGCGGCGGTGGCCGTCGTCCTGCTGATTGCCTGCGCCAACGTCGGCAGCCTGCTGTGGACCGATTACCTGCGGCGCCGACACCAGTTCGCCATCCGCTTATCCCTGGGCGCTTCACGGGCACGCATTGTGCGGCTCTTGATGACGGAGAACCTGCTTCTGGCCGCCGGCGCTTCCATCGCGGGCTTCCTTCTGGCCTCCTTCGGAACCTTCGCACTGGTCGCCTATCTGCCCGATGAAGTCCCCAGAACCGCCAATATCGCCATCGACGCCAAGGTCTTCGCTTTCACCGTGGCGGTCAGCCTCTTGTCCACTTTTCTCTTCGGCCTCATTCCCGCGCTCCGGATCAGCCGGGCCAGTTCGGCCTCGGACCTGAACAGCGTCCGGGGCTCCCGTCGACTCAAGCAGGCCCACCGATGGATCTTGGTGCCTGAGATGGCGTTGACCATCATTCTGCTGGTTCAAGCCGGCCTGCTGGTCAACAGCCTCCTGCGCCTGACTTCGGTGGATCCTGGTCTCTCGGTCGAGGGAATCCATACTCAGGGCTTGCAGCTCGATTCACGACGCTACCAGGAAGAAGAGCAAGCCGGATTCTTTTACTCGCAACTGCTTGAACGGTTGAAAGCGCTGCCCTCCGTCAAAATGGCCGCGGCCTCTTCCCAGTTGCCCTTCACGGGAGGTTCCTATCAGGTGAGCGTGCAGTCCCCGGACGATCCGGGTTCAGGTCAGCCCGCCCTGCTCGAGAGCGTTTCCAGCGATTATTTTCAGCTCTTGAAGATTCCCCTCAGGAAAGGCCGCTTCTTCAATCCCTCCGACCGACTCGGCAGCCCTTCAGTCGCCCTCCTCAACGAGAGCCTGGCCGAGGCCGTTTGGCCCAATGCTGATCCGCTGGGACGGGAGATCGCCGACTACACTGGCGCCACCCACACGGTGGTGGGCATCGTGGGAGATGTCAAGAGCAAGGGCCTCGATGTCGCCTCCAACGCCATCTTCTACAGGCCCTTGCGCCAAGCTCCGGCCACCTCGGTCACATTGGTGGTGGAGCCCGCCCTGGAAGCCGATGATGTGAGCGCCCAGGTACGCCATGTGATTCACGAATTGGACAGCGGCCTGCCCCTGCCAGCCGCGGCGCCGTTGGAGGACTTGGTGGCTCGCTCCCTCGCCGTGCCGCGTTCCCGTACGGCTCTGCTCGGGATATTCGCCGCCATGGCCCTGCTCATTGCCGCGGTCGGGCTCTATGGCGTCATGGCCTTTTCGGTGACTCAGCAAAGAAAAGACTTGGGCATCCGCCTGGCTTTGGGCGCCAGCAAAAGCCGAGTCCAGTCGATGGTCCTGCGTCAACTTCTGAGCTTGGTGGTGCCCGGGGTGGTGCTGGGGTTGCTGGGGGCCTTCCTTGCCTCCCAACTCCTCAGAGGACTGCTCTTCGGGATCGAAACCACAGACCCGGCTACATACCTTGTGGTGGCTGTGTCGCTGACACTTGTGGCCCTGCTGGCGGGTCTCCTTCCCGCTGTCCGCGCGGCCCGCCTGGATCCCAGCCGGACTCTTCGCGCTGAATAG
- a CDS encoding ABC transporter permease, whose protein sequence is MSKGVNGSGGGLLLRLYLRLLLACYPPSFRERCGDEYLRLLLHDLAQTRGRHKAGFLLSSSSDALSGGLRLRLGWRRFPAVSPSNRRHSPGRHNMLDQLHQDFAYALRNLVRRPGWTLAAVATLALGIGATTAVFSMVNDVLLRPLPYPQADRLVQLRAYQPDRQRLREVVSYPLCQRMGEAQEALEDFGCWAVNSQTVEVEGGAHRLLTGIVNWQVLKALRAQPLLGRSFNARDDHSDAARVALLSYGFWQEHFGGDAQVVGKILRVEEIPYTIVGVMERDFLFPDRGPRLWVSMAGRPRTPNINWLRTLGRLKEEWTREQAWAHFEALRLQVSKGNDGGTDELAVRPVSLMETLVGEVRPQLWLFLSAVAAVLLIACINVANLLLSRMAGREREMALRSALGAGRGRLLAQMLSETTLLGLLGGAGGMAVAFMVSSAVHSMASDFVPRSHLLGMDAVAFFFAGALSLLVGLLIGILPALRSSRPDLSGGLQEGSRGTAGSLRHHRLRAALVVAQIALAAVLLVNAGLLLRSLQRLASTEVGFETADLLMIRPSPPLARYRQPESMRQFYADLLQRVRGLPLVEAASMSAGVPFGGVRMSNQAWPQGGNLESEGETVDLQVVDENFFAVLGIGALQGRLLDSRDRPGAPPAAVVNETLARRLFGEDAVGQHLLVGRPPRRVEIVGVVPDLRLYELTGPLRPMVFEPLAQHPEQAFPDILARTSPGHAAHLASEVRNLVHSLDPGIPLVGLPTLQDELRGRTANARFRTLLLGAFGITALLLAVIGVYGVVAYGVAQRTREIGVRMALGARRLQVLSWVVRRGLLLTAAGLLLGLAGALATSQLLESYLHQLSVHDRFSYAAALLLLFVAAFLAAYLPARRASRTDPMEALRCE, encoded by the coding sequence GTGAGTAAAGGGGTGAACGGCTCGGGCGGGGGGCTTCTGCTGCGGCTTTATCTGCGTTTGCTGCTGGCCTGCTATCCGCCCAGCTTCAGAGAGCGTTGCGGCGACGAGTACTTGCGTTTGCTCCTCCATGATCTCGCGCAGACCAGGGGAAGGCACAAGGCGGGCTTTCTGCTGTCGTCCTCGAGCGACGCGCTGAGCGGCGGACTGCGTCTGCGGCTTGGCTGGCGGCGATTTCCCGCCGTTTCCCCTTCAAACCGCCGACACTCCCCAGGAAGACACAATATGTTGGACCAACTTCACCAAGACTTCGCCTACGCTCTGCGCAACCTCGTCCGCCGTCCCGGCTGGACGCTGGCCGCCGTGGCCACGCTGGCTCTGGGTATCGGCGCGACCACCGCGGTCTTCTCGATGGTCAACGACGTATTGCTGCGTCCACTGCCTTACCCGCAGGCCGACCGGCTGGTGCAGTTGCGGGCTTACCAGCCAGACCGGCAGCGCTTGCGTGAAGTCGTTTCCTATCCTCTCTGCCAGAGGATGGGCGAAGCCCAGGAGGCCCTGGAGGATTTCGGATGCTGGGCCGTCAACTCGCAGACCGTGGAGGTGGAAGGCGGGGCTCACAGACTGTTGACCGGCATCGTCAACTGGCAGGTCTTGAAGGCCTTGCGCGCCCAGCCTTTGTTGGGACGCTCCTTCAACGCTCGGGACGATCATAGCGACGCTGCCCGGGTGGCCTTGCTCAGCTATGGATTCTGGCAGGAGCATTTCGGCGGCGACGCCCAGGTCGTGGGCAAGATTCTGCGCGTGGAGGAGATACCTTACACCATCGTGGGCGTGATGGAACGCGACTTTCTCTTTCCCGACCGGGGTCCGCGCCTCTGGGTCTCCATGGCAGGACGTCCGCGTACCCCCAACATCAACTGGCTGCGCACCCTGGGACGCCTCAAGGAGGAGTGGACCCGGGAGCAGGCCTGGGCTCACTTCGAGGCCTTGCGCTTGCAGGTGTCGAAGGGAAATGACGGCGGGACCGACGAGTTGGCCGTGCGTCCGGTGAGCCTGATGGAGACCCTGGTGGGCGAAGTGCGTCCCCAGTTGTGGCTCTTCCTTTCGGCCGTAGCGGCCGTACTCCTGATCGCCTGCATCAACGTGGCCAACCTGCTGCTCAGCCGCATGGCCGGACGGGAACGCGAAATGGCCCTGCGCAGCGCGCTGGGTGCGGGACGCGGGCGCTTGCTGGCCCAGATGCTCAGCGAAACCACTCTGCTGGGACTCTTGGGCGGGGCTGGCGGAATGGCCGTGGCCTTCATGGTCAGTTCCGCCGTCCACTCCATGGCCTCCGACTTCGTCCCCCGCAGCCACCTGCTGGGCATGGACGCGGTGGCCTTTTTCTTTGCCGGAGCGCTGTCGCTGCTGGTGGGATTGCTCATCGGCATTCTTCCGGCCCTGCGCTCCTCCCGTCCCGATCTCAGCGGCGGGTTGCAGGAAGGGTCCCGCGGGACAGCCGGGAGCCTGCGTCATCACCGCCTTCGGGCGGCGCTGGTTGTGGCTCAGATCGCCCTGGCAGCCGTGTTGCTGGTCAACGCCGGACTGCTCTTGCGCAGCCTGCAGCGATTGGCCTCCACCGAGGTGGGATTCGAAACGGCCGACCTGCTGATGATCAGGCCTTCGCCGCCTCTCGCCCGATACCGCCAACCCGAGTCGATGCGGCAGTTCTATGCCGACCTTTTGCAGCGCGTCCGGGGTTTGCCTCTGGTGGAGGCGGCCAGCATGAGCGCCGGAGTGCCTTTCGGAGGTGTGCGCATGTCCAATCAGGCCTGGCCGCAGGGAGGCAACCTGGAGAGCGAGGGCGAGACCGTCGACCTGCAAGTGGTGGACGAAAACTTCTTTGCCGTGCTGGGTATCGGGGCCTTGCAGGGACGCCTGCTGGACAGCCGCGACCGTCCGGGAGCGCCCCCGGCGGCGGTGGTCAACGAAACGCTGGCACGGCGGCTGTTCGGCGAGGACGCTGTGGGGCAGCACCTGCTGGTCGGCCGGCCTCCCCGCCGGGTCGAAATCGTGGGAGTTGTCCCCGACCTCCGCCTCTACGAACTGACCGGGCCGCTGCGTCCCATGGTTTTCGAACCGCTGGCCCAGCATCCCGAGCAGGCCTTCCCCGACATCCTTGCCCGTACCTCGCCCGGACACGCCGCCCATTTGGCCTCCGAGGTGCGCAATCTGGTTCACTCGCTCGACCCGGGGATTCCCCTGGTAGGACTGCCCACCCTGCAGGACGAACTGCGCGGACGCACGGCCAACGCCCGCTTCCGCACCCTGCTGCTGGGCGCGTTCGGCATCACCGCCTTGCTGCTGGCGGTCATCGGCGTCTACGGCGTGGTGGCCTACGGAGTGGCGCAGCGGACCCGCGAGATCGGCGTCCGCATGGCGCTGGGCGCGCGCCGCCTGCAGGTCCTCTCCTGGGTGGTGCGCCGCGGGCTGCTGCTCACGGCCGCCGGCCTCCTCCTGGGCCTGGCCGGAGCGCTGGCCACCTCGCAGTTGCTGGAAAGCTACTTGCACCAACTCAGCGTCCACGACCGCTTCTCCTACGCCGCCGCCCTGCTGCTGCTCTTTGTGGCCGCTTTCCTGGCCGCCTACCTCCCCGCCCGCCGCGCCTCGCGTACCGATCCCATGGAGGCCTTGCGCTGTGAATAA
- a CDS encoding ABC transporter permease, with the protein MVHRNQAAGRGFLLRLYLRLVLALYPPRFRRRYGEELSRLLCLDLAQASGARKSLLLAAGLGDALAGAFRLRFLSQRPGQSRRTCGKGRLSVPPFSSHRGPDNMLDQLRQDFAYAFRNLIRRPGWTLAAVATLALGIGATTSVFSLVNDVLLRPLPYPEAERLVELRAYITEGNRLRGSVSYPVCRMMGEAQQALEDFGCYTTTTQTLEIDQGAERISGGIASWEVMEALQVPPLRGRAFGPEDDAPDAPRVMLLSFGLWQERFGASDDVIGRTIRLAERPFTVVGVMPGGFVFPDEGPRYWISLAGLPRTEQSHYLSTLGRLKPDWTPEKAAAHFDALRLQVPTGAPGETGEIAIRHFTLLETLVGEVRPQLWIFLAAVAAVLLIASINVANLLLSRMAGRTREMALRSALGAGRRRLLTQMLSESTLLALLGGAAGLVLALVLSSTLRSMAAAYVPRSHLLGLDKTALLFAAALSLLVGMLIGLLPALRASRPDLADGLRESARGSAGSRRHHRLRAGLVVAQVALAMTLLINAGLLVRSFQRLASTDVGFKTADLITVQPALPMARYREEEAAVEFFRQTMSRLEALPGVESVAMAATLPFAGGHIGEGVRLEGTPPEEEDALVDVQVVSPEFFPVLGLSPLQGRLLTPRDRQGAPVVVVVNEAFARHLFPPGQAVGQRFTLGSYERSREVEIVGVVPDAKLYRLTREIRPMVYESALQNRMSLQYSGMLVRAVPGAASALVPQVRETLQSVDAAVPMMGRATVDEHLSGRLSNARFRTLLLSAFGITALLLAVIGVYGVMAYGVTRRIQEIGVRMALGARRGQILTWVIRRGLLLTSLGLALGLGGALATSHLLESYLHQLSTHDQFTYAAAGSVLFLAALLAAFLPARRASRTDPMEALRCE; encoded by the coding sequence ATGGTTCATCGCAACCAGGCAGCCGGCCGCGGGTTTCTCTTGAGGCTCTATCTGCGGCTGGTGCTGGCCCTTTATCCGCCCCGATTCCGCCGGCGTTATGGAGAGGAGTTGTCGCGGCTGCTGTGCCTCGATCTGGCCCAGGCCTCCGGCGCCCGCAAAAGCCTGCTGCTGGCGGCCGGCTTGGGCGACGCGCTGGCGGGGGCCTTTCGCCTCCGTTTTCTTTCTCAGCGCCCGGGCCAGTCTCGACGAACATGCGGCAAGGGCCGCCTCTCCGTTCCCCCTTTTTCTTCTCATCGAGGACCCGACAATATGCTTGATCAGCTCCGCCAAGACTTCGCTTACGCTTTCCGCAACCTCATCCGCCGTCCCGGTTGGACGCTGGCCGCCGTGGCCACTTTAGCCCTCGGCATCGGCGCCACGACTTCGGTCTTCTCGCTGGTCAACGACGTGCTGCTGCGTCCGCTGCCTTATCCTGAGGCCGAGCGGTTGGTGGAGTTGCGGGCCTACATCACCGAAGGCAATCGTCTGAGGGGATCGGTGTCCTACCCGGTGTGCCGGATGATGGGCGAGGCTCAGCAGGCCCTTGAGGACTTCGGTTGCTACACCACCACCACCCAGACCCTGGAGATCGACCAGGGTGCCGAGCGCATCAGCGGAGGCATCGCCTCCTGGGAAGTCATGGAGGCTTTGCAGGTGCCGCCGCTGAGGGGGCGCGCCTTCGGTCCTGAGGACGACGCGCCCGACGCCCCGCGGGTGATGTTGCTCAGCTTCGGACTGTGGCAGGAGAGGTTTGGCGCCTCTGACGATGTCATTGGGCGGACCATCCGCTTGGCTGAACGTCCCTTCACCGTTGTCGGCGTGATGCCCGGGGGATTCGTCTTTCCCGACGAGGGGCCCCGCTACTGGATTTCCCTGGCCGGCTTGCCGCGCACCGAGCAGAGCCACTATCTGAGCACCCTGGGACGCCTCAAGCCTGACTGGACGCCCGAGAAAGCCGCTGCCCATTTCGACGCACTGCGCCTGCAAGTCCCCACGGGCGCCCCGGGTGAAACGGGAGAGATCGCCATCCGCCACTTCACTCTGCTGGAGACGCTGGTGGGGGAGGTGCGTCCCCAGTTGTGGATCTTCCTTGCGGCGGTGGCGGCGGTGTTGTTGATCGCCTCCATCAACGTGGCCAACCTGCTGCTCAGCCGCATGGCCGGACGCACCCGCGAGATGGCCCTGCGCAGCGCTTTGGGAGCCGGGCGGCGCAGGCTGCTGACCCAGATGCTCTCGGAGTCGACCCTGCTGGCGCTGTTGGGCGGAGCGGCGGGCCTGGTTCTGGCCCTGGTGCTCAGCTCCACCTTGCGCTCGATGGCGGCGGCCTATGTCCCCCGTTCTCACCTGCTGGGACTCGACAAAACGGCTCTGCTCTTCGCCGCCGCGCTCTCGCTGCTGGTGGGAATGCTGATCGGCCTTCTGCCAGCCTTGCGCGCGTCGCGTCCCGACTTGGCCGACGGATTGCGCGAGTCGGCCCGCGGCAGCGCGGGCAGCCGCCGTCACCACCGCCTGCGCGCCGGACTCGTGGTGGCCCAGGTGGCCCTGGCCATGACGCTGCTGATCAACGCCGGACTGCTGGTGCGCAGCTTCCAGCGCCTGGCCTCGACCGATGTAGGATTCAAGACGGCCGACCTGATCACCGTTCAACCCGCCCTTCCCATGGCGCGCTATCGTGAAGAGGAGGCCGCCGTGGAGTTCTTCCGCCAGACCATGTCGCGCCTGGAGGCCTTGCCGGGCGTAGAGTCGGTGGCCATGGCCGCCACGCTGCCGTTTGCCGGAGGGCATATCGGCGAGGGCGTCCGTTTAGAAGGCACCCCGCCCGAGGAAGAAGACGCCCTGGTTGACGTCCAGGTGGTCAGTCCGGAGTTCTTTCCGGTGCTGGGCCTGAGTCCGCTTCAGGGAAGGCTGCTGACGCCGCGGGACCGGCAGGGAGCGCCTGTCGTAGTGGTGGTCAACGAGGCTTTTGCACGCCACTTGTTTCCTCCAGGCCAGGCGGTGGGACAACGTTTTACGTTGGGATCCTACGAGCGCAGCCGGGAAGTGGAAATCGTCGGGGTGGTGCCTGACGCCAAGCTTTACCGACTGACGCGGGAAATCCGCCCCATGGTTTACGAGTCGGCCTTGCAGAACAGAATGTCGCTGCAATACTCGGGCATGCTTGTGCGGGCGGTTCCTGGCGCGGCTTCAGCCCTGGTTCCTCAAGTGCGCGAAACGCTGCAATCGGTCGATGCCGCCGTCCCCATGATGGGACGCGCCACCGTCGACGAGCACCTCAGCGGACGCCTTTCCAACGCCCGCTTCCGCACCCTGCTGCTGAGCGCATTCGGCATCACGGCCTTGTTGCTGGCGGTCATCGGAGTCTATGGCGTGATGGCCTACGGCGTCACCCGCCGCATCCAGGAAATCGGCGTCCGCATGGCCTTGGGCGCCCGCCGGGGACAGATCTTGACCTGGGTCATTCGCCGCGGGCTCCTGCTGACCTCGCTGGGCTTGGCGCTGGGCTTGGGCGGCGCACTCGCCACCTCGCACCTTTTGGAGAGCTACCTCCATCAACTGAGCACTCACGACCAGTTCACCTACGCGGCGGCTGGCTCGGTGCTCTTTCTGGCCGCCCTGCTGGCAGCCTTCTTGCCCGCCCGCCGCGCCTCCCGCACCGATCCCATGGAGGCCCTGCGTTGTGAGTAA
- a CDS encoding helix-turn-helix transcriptional regulator: MTKAVKNQTDGNPDAFLPLPQAALNILLALLEGQAHGLGIRKSIEERTSGQVRMRAGTLYEALHRLDRDGLIRELDDPPPDQEATSRWRYYRITGFGRQVLRAEMRRLDAILSYAKSRDLSTEGEGS, encoded by the coding sequence ATGACCAAAGCAGTCAAGAATCAGACCGACGGCAATCCCGATGCCTTCCTGCCCCTGCCCCAGGCGGCGCTCAATATCCTGCTGGCTCTGCTGGAGGGCCAGGCTCACGGATTGGGTATCCGCAAGTCGATAGAGGAGCGGACCTCGGGCCAGGTCCGCATGCGGGCCGGGACGCTCTACGAGGCCCTTCACCGTCTCGACCGCGACGGACTCATCCGCGAACTCGACGACCCTCCTCCCGACCAGGAGGCCACTTCCCGCTGGCGCTATTACCGCATCACCGGCTTCGGACGTCAGGTGCTGCGGGCCGAGATGCGGCGGCTGGACGCCATCCTCTCCTACGCCAAGAGCCGCGATCTTTCAACCGAAGGCGAGGGTTCTTGA
- a CDS encoding cytochrome c3 family protein has product MPAAGAVATAVMAVAVGGGMWYFFSPEYTDVGYAPVQPVPYSHELHAGQLDIDCRYCHASVEKSAAAVIPPTQTCMNCHQLVLRDSPNLAPIVESSTSKRRMRWVRIHDLPEYAYFDHSSHVNQGVGCASCHGRIDQMVVVRQVEPLSMAWCLDCHRNPGPHLRPLEEVTNMNWTPSPDPAQRQAFIESAMAQRNINPPVDCSGCHR; this is encoded by the coding sequence TTGCCTGCTGCCGGGGCCGTCGCCACTGCTGTCATGGCGGTCGCGGTGGGGGGCGGGATGTGGTATTTCTTCTCGCCCGAATACACCGACGTAGGCTATGCCCCGGTGCAGCCGGTTCCCTACAGCCATGAACTGCACGCTGGACAATTGGACATCGACTGCCGCTACTGCCACGCCTCGGTGGAAAAATCGGCGGCGGCCGTCATTCCGCCTACTCAGACCTGCATGAACTGCCATCAGTTGGTGCTGCGCGACAGCCCCAACCTGGCGCCCATCGTGGAAAGCTCCACCAGCAAGCGCCGCATGCGCTGGGTGAGAATCCACGATCTGCCCGAGTACGCCTACTTCGACCACTCCTCTCACGTCAACCAGGGCGTGGGCTGCGCCAGTTGCCACGGACGCATCGACCAGATGGTGGTGGTCCGCCAGGTGGAGCCGCTGAGCATGGCCTGGTGCCTGGACTGCCACCGCAATCCCGGCCCTCACCTGCGACCTCTGGAGGAGGTCACCAACATGAACTGGACGCCCTCGCCGGATCCGGCCCAGCGTCAGGCCTTCATCGAGTCCGCCATGGCCCAACGCAACATCAATCCTCCTGTCGACTGTTCGGGGTGCCATAGATGA